The following is a genomic window from Nguyenibacter vanlangensis.
GCGCGGGCCGGTCGTCATGCTTCCATGGCACGCGCGGCTTCCGATTGTATACGAATCCTATGCCGCTCCGACTATCCAGGTGCCGGTTTCGTCAGTCATCTGGGAGAAACAAGTCTCCTGGATGGAGAGGCGAGAACGGAAGGAGTTTCTGGAGATCCTCCGTTGGCGCGCGGGCATCGAGCAGCTGGTCCTCATCCTCGGGTCCCCAAGGTAATGGCGCACGGCAAGGACGGTCGTCCTTTCGTGAATCCATCACGCGCAATCGTCCGGAAGGCTGGGCCGTCGTCGGGCACCTGTCTCTGCCGTTCCAACGCCCTTCCAGGAGCCCGTCGCCATGGTCCAGTCCGCCGCCCCTAGCAGCCCTACATCCCATCAGGAACGCATGCTGCTGCTCGGGCTGGGTCTGGCGACGGGCATGGAGTTCTATGTCGCCGATAGCATGAACCTCGTTCTGGTGGACCTGACGGGAACGCTGGGCGTCTCGCTGGACCAGGCGAGCTGGATCCTGACCACCTACAGTCTGGCGCTGTTCCTGGGCGTGCCAGTATCTGGTTGGATGGCGGGTCATTTCGGCCCCAAGCGCTATCTGATCGGCAGCGTAGCACTCTTCGCCATGGCCTCTGTCGGCTGCATGATTTCGCCGGGACTGGAGACGTTGCTGATCTGCCGGGTGGTGCAGGGGTTCGCGGCCAGCGCGCTGATCACCTGGTGGCGCAGCACGATCTATATCGTCCTGCCCAGGCCGCATCGCAGCGGCAACATGATGCGGGCATCGATCCTGTTGTCCCTGTCCAGCGCTACCGGGCTGATCGTCAGCGGGTTGATCGCCGAATATTTGAATTGGCGCTTGATCTTCGTCCCCGCTCTGCTGTTTGCGCTCGGCGCGATCTGGCTGCTGGCGCGCTATTATCCGCCCTGCCCGCCCTTCACGTCCGAGCGACTCAGAACCAGCGACTGGCAGGGCATGATTCTGCTGATGGTCGCCGTTGCGTCCTTGCAGATCCTGTTAAGCCGTGGGGAAATCGACGACTGGTTCGCATCGTCGCATATCCGGACGTTGGCATTGCTGGGCGTCGGTGCGCTGGTTCTGTTCCTGCTATGGCAGTTGCACCCCAGGAACAGGAACCCGCTCCTCCTGTTGACGGTGCTGCGGGACCGGCTGGTCTTGTCTGCGGCGGCGCTGGGTATTTTCACCGGCATGATCTTGTCCGGCAGCCTGTTCGTGCTGCCCGAATTCCTGCGCGGTGCGGCCTCCCAGACCCTCAGCGCGTCACAGGCGGGCCGGCTGATGGCTGCATATGCCGTGGCGGCAGCGGTCGTGCGCTCGGTGAGCGGCCAGCTTCTCAGCCGGACCGGCCAGCGTAAGGCGCTGGCGATCGCCATGATACTGCTGTCGGTCTCCATGCTGCTTCTGAACCGGCTGATGACGGCCGATACGCCCGCCGCCTATTACATGCCTGCCCTGATTTTGTATGGCGCCTGTCAGGCGATCTTCCTGCCCAGCGTCGGCAGCGGCACGATGTCGCGTGTCAGCGACGAGAAATTTCTCGATGGTGTTACGCTCTATATGACATTCCGGCAGTTCGGTGCGTCGCTGGGCGTGGCGCTGCTGACGATCCTGCTGGAGCGGCGAGAGACGCTGCATTCCTCACGCCTGTATGAAGCCCTGCGCGCCGGCCAGGGAACGACGGAGCAGTGGATGCGCGTGGGCGCGCAGACGCTGGCCGGCCGTGACGGCTTTACCCCGCACCGGGCGCAGGAGGGCGCGCTGGATCTGCTGGCGCATGCCGGCTGGCAGCAGGTGGAAACGCTCAGCTACGCCGACGCCTTCACGTTCATGGCGGTCATCGCCGTCATCACGCTGTTCGTCATTCCGCTGATGCCGCCGACGCCGGTGGTCAAAAAATAGCGTGGCCGCGCCCATGCGCTTTACATCTCCTTGAGGAAATCGATGAACGCCCAGGTTGCCGCTCCCGCGACGCAAGCTCCCAGCCCCCAGCCCGCCACACGCCCGAAAATGCTCGTCCTCGCGGCTGTGATCGGTGTTCTGGTGCTTGCCGGCGCGATCTACGTCTTCGTGCCAAGCTATTTCGAGGAAGAAACGGACGACGCCTATGTCGAGGCGCATATCCAGTCGGTCATTCCCAAGGTGCCCGCCTATGCGGCGCATCTCTATATCGATGACAACAGCCGGGTACATGCGGGCGACCTGTTGCTGCAACTCGATCCCCGCGATTATGAGACGCAGGTCGCCGTATCGCAGGCCGATGTCGCGGCCGCCGAGGGACGTCTGAAAGAAGCGCGTGACGAGGGCGAGGTGGCCACGACCGCCGTCCACCAGCGCCAGGCCGACCTGGAAGTCGCGCAGGCCCACGAATCCCTCGCCGACATCACGCTGAAGCGCCTGCGCAGCGTGACCGACGTGCGCGCCGTCTCTACCCAGCGCGTCGATGACGCCACCGCGCAACGACAGGCGACGCAGGCCGAGGTGCTGGCGGATCAGGTCGCGATCCAGGCCGCGCAGGCGCAGCTTGTGCTGGCGCGGAGCCACATCGTGACGGCGCAGGCGACTGTGCTGCAGGCGAAGACCCACCTCGCACAGGCGCAGTTGAACCTGTCCTATACGAGGATTTATGCCGACCGCGATGCAACTGTGGCCAACAAGCTCGTCGAGCCCGGCAATTTCGTGCAACCTGGGCAGCTTCTGTTCGTCCTGGTCCCGGACGCGCCCTATGTGGTGGCAAATTATCGCGAAACCCAGGTCACACGCATGCGTCCTGGCCAGAAAGTCCTGGTGCGGGTCGATGCGTTTCCCAAACGGTATCTCCACGGCCATGTCGATAGCCTACAGCCGGGTACCGGCTCACGCTTCGCACTGTTGCCGCCGCAGAATGCCACTGGCAATTTCATCAAGGTAGTACAGCGCGTTCCGGTGAAGATCGTCTTCGATGAACAACCCGAAATCCTGCGCCGGATTTCTCCCGGCATGTCGGTGGAGACCGAAGTGTTTTTCGGGCAGCACCCACATTGGCTCGGCCTGTTCGAATAAGAGGGCACGATGAACGCGCTGTCGTCTGGCTCAATCTCTCGCGCCCTTCTGTCCGCCTGCCTGCTGGTCGTTACCGGTGCCTGCACGGTGGGCCCCGATTATCACCCCCCACGGTCGTCATTGCCCACCCGCTTCGCCGAAAGCACGGAGAGCCGCGCCCGCCCGCTGCCCGACGATGGTGCTGCCTGGTGGACCAGCTTCCACGATCCGGTGCTGAATCGTCTGATCGACGCGGCCCTGCAGTCCGCGCCCACGATCGCGCAAGCCAATGCCCGCGTGCGCGAGGCCCGTGCCATGGTGGGTATTTCCGGCACCGCGCTACTGCCAAATGCGAGTGCGGATGCCGCGTTCAAACGCAATCTGGGCAGCCAGAACCTGCCGGTCGGCGTGCCGCCGGGCGGCCTGGGGCGCGGCGTTCACAGCAATCTGTTCCAGGCCGGGTTCGATGCGTCGTGGGAAATCGACGTGTTCGGCGGCATACGGCGCGGCATCGAATCCAGCGACGCGGGCTATGAAGCCGCGATCGAGGATCGGCGCGACGCGATCCTGACCCTGGCCGCCGAAATCGCCCGCACCTACATGGACCTGCGCGGAATGCAGGAACAGCTGGATGTCGCGCGGCGTAACCTGGTGATCCAGCAGGACGCGCTGGCGATCACCACGGTCCAGCTCAAGGCGGGATTGGCGCCGGTACTCGATCCCCTGCGCGCGAACGCGGAGGTCGAAGGCACGCAGGCCGATATTCCAGTCTTGCAGGCGGACATTCGCGGCGCGATCTACCGGATCGGCGCGTTGGTGGGCCGCACGCCGGAAGACCTTCTGACCCAGCTTGAACAGCCACGGCCGTTACCGGCGCTGGACCCGGATCCGCCGCTTGGCCTGCCGTCGGACCTGTTGCTGCGGCGCCCGGATGTAAGTGCTGCGGAACGGCGAATTCAGCAGGAAAATGCGAAGATCGGCGTGGCGACGGCGGATTATTATCCGCATTTCTCGCTGACCGGCGTCACCGGAATCGAAAGCCTGGACGCGTCGAAATTCCTGACCGGCGCAAGCCTGTATTATCAGGTCGGTCCCTCCATGAACTGGCTGATCTTCGACGCGGGTCGCACCAGGTTCCGGATCCAGGCCGAGCAGGCTAGGACGGATCGGGCCCAGGCGACTTACCAGCAGGATGTGCTGAACGCGCTGCGTGACGTCGAGGCGGCGATGGTGACCTACGCCAAGGCCCAGATCCGCTATCGCCATCTTAAGCAGGAGCGGGAGCAGGAAGCGCGGGCACTCTCGGTCGCACGCCGCCTCTATGCCAGCGGAAACGAGAATTTCCTGACCGTACTGGATGCGCAAAGGACGCTCTATCTCGTCGAGGATCAACTCGCCAAGAGCGATCGCGACTGTGCGACGGACCTGGTCGCCCTATTCAAGGCCCTTGGCGGCGGGTGGCAGGGTACGGACCGTGGCTGAAAACCGCGCGATACGGTGACGCCCGTCCAGGCACGGCTCATGTTCTTTTCTGTCGGCGCCATGAAGCGGGACTGATGCCGACATGTTTGGAAAAGACGCGCGTCAGATGGCTTTGATCGGCAAAGCCGCAATCCAGGGCGATATGACTGATCGGCATCGTGCTCCGATGCAGCATGTCCTGTGCCTGCTTGACACGTGCGGCCAGCAGCCAACGGTGAGGCGGCAGCCCGGTACTCTCTCTGAACGCGCGCGTGAAATGGCTGACCGACAGGCCGCAACTGGCGGCGAGTTCCTGAAGCGTCGGCGGGTCCTTGATGTCCTGTCGCAGCCATTCCTGAATGCGTCGCGCCTGGCGTGGAGGCAGGGCGCCGTTATCGGGCTGGCATGGGCGTTGTAGACGACCGTACGAATGACCGATGTGCAGACAGATCGCCGCGAAGATATGTTCGAGAAAATACGCGTTCGCTTCCTCGGGGCGGGCCAGCGCAGCATCC
Proteins encoded in this region:
- a CDS encoding HlyD family secretion protein codes for the protein MNAQVAAPATQAPSPQPATRPKMLVLAAVIGVLVLAGAIYVFVPSYFEEETDDAYVEAHIQSVIPKVPAYAAHLYIDDNSRVHAGDLLLQLDPRDYETQVAVSQADVAAAEGRLKEARDEGEVATTAVHQRQADLEVAQAHESLADITLKRLRSVTDVRAVSTQRVDDATAQRQATQAEVLADQVAIQAAQAQLVLARSHIVTAQATVLQAKTHLAQAQLNLSYTRIYADRDATVANKLVEPGNFVQPGQLLFVLVPDAPYVVANYRETQVTRMRPGQKVLVRVDAFPKRYLHGHVDSLQPGTGSRFALLPPQNATGNFIKVVQRVPVKIVFDEQPEILRRISPGMSVETEVFFGQHPHWLGLFE
- a CDS encoding efflux transporter outer membrane subunit; this encodes MNALSSGSISRALLSACLLVVTGACTVGPDYHPPRSSLPTRFAESTESRARPLPDDGAAWWTSFHDPVLNRLIDAALQSAPTIAQANARVREARAMVGISGTALLPNASADAAFKRNLGSQNLPVGVPPGGLGRGVHSNLFQAGFDASWEIDVFGGIRRGIESSDAGYEAAIEDRRDAILTLAAEIARTYMDLRGMQEQLDVARRNLVIQQDALAITTVQLKAGLAPVLDPLRANAEVEGTQADIPVLQADIRGAIYRIGALVGRTPEDLLTQLEQPRPLPALDPDPPLGLPSDLLLRRPDVSAAERRIQQENAKIGVATADYYPHFSLTGVTGIESLDASKFLTGASLYYQVGPSMNWLIFDAGRTRFRIQAEQARTDRAQATYQQDVLNALRDVEAAMVTYAKAQIRYRHLKQEREQEARALSVARRLYASGNENFLTVLDAQRTLYLVEDQLAKSDRDCATDLVALFKALGGGWQGTDRG
- a CDS encoding DHA2 family efflux MFS transporter permease subunit — its product is MVQSAAPSSPTSHQERMLLLGLGLATGMEFYVADSMNLVLVDLTGTLGVSLDQASWILTTYSLALFLGVPVSGWMAGHFGPKRYLIGSVALFAMASVGCMISPGLETLLICRVVQGFAASALITWWRSTIYIVLPRPHRSGNMMRASILLSLSSATGLIVSGLIAEYLNWRLIFVPALLFALGAIWLLARYYPPCPPFTSERLRTSDWQGMILLMVAVASLQILLSRGEIDDWFASSHIRTLALLGVGALVLFLLWQLHPRNRNPLLLLTVLRDRLVLSAAALGIFTGMILSGSLFVLPEFLRGAASQTLSASQAGRLMAAYAVAAAVVRSVSGQLLSRTGQRKALAIAMILLSVSMLLLNRLMTADTPAAYYMPALILYGACQAIFLPSVGSGTMSRVSDEKFLDGVTLYMTFRQFGASLGVALLTILLERRETLHSSRLYEALRAGQGTTEQWMRVGAQTLAGRDGFTPHRAQEGALDLLAHAGWQQVETLSYADAFTFMAVIAVITLFVIPLMPPTPVVKK